In the Planktothrix serta PCC 8927 genome, one interval contains:
- a CDS encoding GNAT family N-acetyltransferase: MVKPLTSSYSTRWINTVAEVPQTAWDALAQPLITPFFEWDWLHNIESSGSATGRTGWLPHHLTVWRDQQLVGIAPLYVKGHSRGEFVFDNQWADVAHQLGIEYYPKLLGMSPFTPAEGYRFLIAPGENEEEITGLMVHSIDQFCLENKISGCNFLYVDPEWKPMLEKLGFACWLHHSYIWQNQGYQTFDDYLKGFNANQRRNIKRERKAVTQAGLQLQTLTGEEIPKAFFPQMYHFYASTCDKFGWWGSKYLTRKFFEQLHHNYRHRVVFVAAYDDTNQHQPVGMSFCLTKSDRLYGRYWGSVQDIDCLHFDACYYSPIEWAINNGISMFDPGAGGRHKKRRGFPATPNYSLHRFYDQRLSKILRSYIGKINDMEQQEIDYMNQDLPFSQ; encoded by the coding sequence ATGGTGAAACCCTTAACATCCTCTTATTCTACCCGTTGGATTAATACGGTTGCCGAAGTCCCTCAGACGGCGTGGGATGCCCTTGCTCAACCCTTAATCACGCCCTTTTTTGAGTGGGATTGGTTGCATAATATTGAATCATCAGGAAGTGCTACTGGACGCACAGGTTGGCTACCCCATCATTTAACAGTATGGCGGGATCAACAATTAGTTGGAATTGCACCTTTATATGTTAAAGGGCATAGTCGAGGGGAATTTGTGTTTGATAATCAATGGGCGGATGTTGCTCATCAATTAGGAATTGAATATTATCCCAAACTATTAGGAATGTCGCCCTTTACTCCCGCCGAAGGCTATCGATTTCTGATTGCACCGGGGGAAAATGAAGAAGAAATTACGGGTTTAATGGTGCATTCTATTGATCAATTTTGCCTTGAAAATAAAATCTCAGGGTGTAATTTTCTCTATGTTGATCCAGAGTGGAAACCGATGTTAGAAAAGTTAGGTTTTGCCTGTTGGTTGCATCATAGTTATATTTGGCAAAATCAAGGATATCAAACTTTTGATGATTATTTAAAGGGTTTTAATGCCAATCAGAGGCGCAATATTAAACGGGAACGTAAAGCAGTTACCCAAGCAGGATTACAACTTCAAACCCTTACAGGAGAGGAAATTCCTAAAGCCTTTTTTCCTCAAATGTATCACTTTTATGCGAGTACCTGTGATAAGTTTGGTTGGTGGGGTAGTAAATATTTAACTCGTAAGTTTTTTGAACAATTACATCATAATTATCGCCATCGAGTGGTATTTGTAGCGGCTTATGATGATACTAATCAACACCAACCTGTGGGAATGTCTTTTTGTTTAACAAAAAGCGATCGCTTATATGGTCGTTATTGGGGAAGTGTTCAAGATATTGATTGTTTACATTTTGATGCTTGTTATTATTCTCCGATAGAATGGGCAATTAATAACGGGATTTCTATGTTTGATCCGGGTGCTGGAGGGCGACATAAAAAACGTCGAGGTTTTCCAGCTACACCAAATTATAGTTTACATCGATTCTATGATCAACGTTTGTCTAAGATTTTGCGATCTTATATTGGGAAAATTAACGATATGGAACAACAAGAAATTGATTATATGAATCAGGATTTACCTTTTAGTCAATAG
- a CDS encoding RibD family protein, protein MNSQLLINRPHTTVILAMSADGKISDELRSPARFGSEQDKLHLEQQVAQMDGVLFGAGTLNAYQTTIKITDSELLKIRKQQGKPPQPVQIVVSTSGKINPDFRFFKQPVPHWLLTTTRGQELCKTTAGFEKIIIADNNFNQIDWVIAFEQLQKLGLNRLGILGGGQLVSALLKQNLIDEFWLTICPLILAGKNSPTPADGDGFLSSIAPRLKLLEVKTVGQEVFLHYQVSYTTLQE, encoded by the coding sequence ATGAATTCTCAACTCCTGATAAACCGACCCCATACAACCGTTATTTTAGCCATGAGTGCGGATGGTAAAATTTCTGATGAATTGCGATCGCCTGCTCGGTTTGGTTCAGAACAAGATAAACTACATTTAGAACAACAAGTTGCACAAATGGATGGAGTTTTATTCGGTGCTGGAACTTTAAACGCCTATCAAACTACAATCAAAATTACCGATTCTGAATTATTAAAAATCCGAAAACAACAAGGAAAACCACCTCAACCTGTACAAATTGTGGTGTCCACTTCAGGAAAGATTAATCCCGATTTTCGTTTTTTTAAACAACCTGTTCCCCATTGGTTATTAACAACAACGAGAGGTCAAGAATTATGTAAAACAACAGCAGGGTTTGAAAAGATTATCATTGCTGACAATAATTTTAATCAAATTGACTGGGTAATAGCGTTTGAGCAATTACAAAAACTAGGATTAAACCGATTAGGAATATTAGGCGGAGGTCAACTGGTTTCTGCTTTATTAAAACAGAATTTAATTGATGAATTCTGGTTAACAATTTGTCCGTTAATTTTAGCAGGAAAAAATTCACCTACTCCCGCCGATGGAGATGGATTTTTATCCTCTATTGCTCCCCGTTTAAAATTATTAGAAGTTAAAACCGTTGGTCAGGAAGTGTTTTTACATTATCAAGTGAGTTACACTACCCTACAGGAATAA
- a CDS encoding SDR family oxidoreductase, whose translation MSKIAIVTGANRGIGFETCRQLAQHSIKVILTSRDPEKGKIAAEDLKSQGLDVISAPLIVTEKQSSQQLAEWVRQEFGRLDILVNNAGIYPDPPENNILNTDLETVQLAMETNVYGVLLVCQALIPLMQIHNSGRIINLSSGMGQLSTMGSDAIAYRLSKVALNGLTTILAAQLQGSGITVNSICPGWVKTDMGGPNAPRTPEQGADTVVWLATRTDDTPTGGFWRDRQPIPW comes from the coding sequence ATGTCAAAAATTGCTATTGTAACGGGTGCAAATCGAGGAATCGGATTTGAAACCTGTCGTCAACTTGCTCAACATTCGATTAAAGTTATTTTAACCAGTCGTGATCCCGAAAAGGGAAAAATAGCGGCTGAAGACCTTAAATCTCAGGGATTAGATGTAATTTCTGCCCCTCTAATAGTGACAGAAAAACAAAGTAGTCAACAGTTAGCAGAATGGGTTCGTCAAGAATTCGGTCGTCTTGATATTCTTGTTAATAATGCTGGAATTTATCCTGACCCTCCCGAAAACAATATTTTAAATACCGATTTAGAAACAGTTCAATTAGCAATGGAAACCAATGTTTATGGAGTTTTACTTGTTTGTCAAGCGTTAATTCCTTTGATGCAAATTCACAATAGCGGACGAATTATTAATCTGTCTTCGGGAATGGGTCAACTCAGCACAATGGGAAGTGATGCGATCGCCTATCGCCTGTCTAAAGTCGCCTTAAATGGGTTAACCACAATTTTAGCGGCTCAACTCCAAGGAAGCGGGATTACAGTGAATTCTATCTGTCCAGGATGGGTCAAAACCGATATGGGTGGCCCGAATGCACCCCGCACCCCCGAACAAGGAGCAGATACGGTTGTTTGGTTAGCGACACGCACCGATGATACACCAACGGGAGGATTTTGGCGCGATCGCCAACCCATTCCTTGGTAA
- a CDS encoding tetratricopeptide repeat protein gives MRLSTVTFLTLAALVAQDSSTEASPIPNQATSALPNASESSQAANPVEMMALTPSLAVSIPEMITSPSFSSTESSSEKLASLSITNALDQTWLAELVKISQGEDQSQIKTSLSVAQIGTSSALNYEFSQTITLLNTLLIVATLVPSITILFFWLVRRLIVKEIVFQAQKQLNRIDNLEGQLKASKQRYQQLIKELELQVGAIQESINFLNREAQLSKSSIEQVETLKSQFVLRLQGMISEVQDLKEQALKELQEKTTETKQSIFPLLAETSVSLNGLSPSSHSTESLPKKLVDSTVVPTIKPPQSSESMIADDYLKKGEAFLIEGQFKEALNCLEQAIKTNSKLEEAWFKKATILARLQRYNEALIAYDQYLNLQPQKYEGWYNRGNVLVRLQRYAEAIESYDKAISIKPNDYESWHNRGALLRKFKRFDEALESYNKALEIAPDKYETLHNRGNVLARLQRHEEAIASYQQAIKLNPQKWELWSNQANALSALQRYEEALKSIETALSLKPNHFELLKTQANLLGKLGQNSEALELYKKALQIKPDSYETCFECGETLVKLQQYSEAITLYEQAINLKPDSAAVWRSKGMCLEKLEQYPEALASYDAALSCQSDDAETWRYRGSLLSKLKQYPEAISSLGKAISIQKELRNAKNPTISLSSQPSP, from the coding sequence ATGCGGTTATCGACAGTTACCTTTTTAACCTTAGCGGCTCTTGTTGCTCAAGACTCATCAACTGAGGCGAGTCCTATTCCTAATCAGGCGACAAGTGCTTTACCTAATGCTTCCGAGTCGAGTCAAGCTGCTAATCCGGTCGAGATGATGGCATTAACTCCTAGTTTAGCAGTTAGTATTCCCGAAATGATCACAAGTCCGTCTTTTTCCTCAACGGAATCTTCCTCAGAAAAACTCGCGTCTTTATCGATTACAAATGCACTCGATCAAACCTGGTTAGCAGAATTAGTTAAAATCAGTCAAGGAGAAGACCAAAGCCAGATAAAAACATCCCTTTCTGTTGCCCAAATTGGCACTTCTTCGGCGTTAAATTATGAATTTAGTCAAACCATTACCTTACTCAATACGTTATTAATTGTTGCTACTTTAGTTCCCAGTATAACGATTTTATTCTTTTGGTTAGTACGTCGTTTGATTGTTAAAGAGATTGTGTTTCAAGCTCAGAAACAATTAAATCGAATTGATAATTTAGAGGGGCAATTAAAAGCTTCCAAACAACGTTATCAACAGTTAATTAAAGAATTAGAGTTACAAGTTGGAGCAATACAAGAATCGATTAATTTTTTAAATCGAGAAGCTCAACTTTCTAAATCTTCTATTGAACAGGTAGAAACCCTCAAATCTCAATTTGTATTACGGTTACAGGGAATGATTTCTGAAGTTCAAGATCTCAAAGAGCAAGCTTTAAAAGAATTACAGGAAAAAACAACAGAAACAAAACAATCTATTTTTCCCTTACTCGCTGAAACTTCCGTTTCGTTGAATGGTTTATCTCCATCTTCCCATTCAACAGAATCTTTACCTAAAAAATTAGTTGATTCTACTGTTGTCCCGACAATAAAACCCCCTCAATCTTCTGAATCTATGATTGCGGATGATTATTTGAAGAAAGGAGAAGCTTTCTTGATCGAAGGTCAGTTTAAGGAAGCATTAAATTGTTTAGAGCAAGCCATTAAAACGAATTCCAAGTTAGAGGAAGCCTGGTTTAAAAAAGCAACGATTTTAGCTCGATTACAACGGTACAATGAAGCTTTGATTGCTTATGATCAATATCTGAATTTACAACCTCAAAAATATGAAGGTTGGTATAATCGAGGCAATGTTTTAGTTCGCTTACAACGCTATGCAGAAGCGATTGAATCCTATGATAAAGCGATTAGTATTAAACCCAATGATTATGAATCTTGGCATAATCGAGGGGCATTATTGAGAAAGTTTAAACGGTTTGATGAAGCCTTAGAATCCTATAATAAAGCTTTAGAAATTGCTCCCGATAAATATGAGACTCTGCACAATCGAGGTAATGTTTTGGCAAGGTTACAACGCCATGAAGAAGCGATCGCTTCCTATCAACAAGCGATTAAACTAAATCCTCAAAAATGGGAATTATGGTCAAATCAGGCGAATGCTTTATCTGCTTTACAACGTTATGAAGAAGCGTTAAAATCAATAGAAACAGCATTAAGTTTAAAACCCAATCATTTTGAATTATTGAAAACCCAAGCCAATCTTTTAGGGAAATTAGGTCAAAATTCCGAAGCTTTAGAATTGTATAAAAAAGCTTTACAAATTAAGCCTGATAGTTATGAAACTTGTTTTGAGTGTGGGGAAACCTTAGTAAAGTTACAACAATATTCAGAAGCTATTACTCTTTATGAACAAGCCATTAACTTAAAACCCGATTCCGCAGCAGTATGGCGTTCTAAGGGGATGTGTTTAGAAAAATTAGAACAATATCCAGAAGCTTTAGCTTCCTATGATGCAGCCCTTTCCTGTCAGTCTGATGATGCAGAAACCTGGCGTTATCGCGGTTCTTTATTATCTAAATTAAAACAATATCCTGAAGCCATTTCATCATTAGGGAAAGCAATTTCCATTCAAAAAGAACTTAGAAATGCCAAAAATCCTACTATTAGTTTATCTTCCCAACCCTCCCCTTAA
- a CDS encoding 6-carboxytetrahydropterin synthase: protein MECVITRRAQFSASHRYWFPELSTTENIERFGPTSRSPGHGHNYVLFVSMVGELDEYGMVLNLSDVKHTLKQEVTDHLDFSHLNDVWPEFQQTLPTTEALARVIWHRLAPHLPLTNIQLFEHPELWADYQGNGMEAYLTISTHFSAAHRLAHPNLSFEENCEIYGKCARPNGHGHNYHLEVTVKGEIDPRTGMIVDLEGLQKAIDDYVVEPFDHTFLNKDISHFAKVVPTAENIAVHIRDLLQNPIQELGAKLHKVKLIESPNNSCEVYCTNPESESKTLQVKQPVLAKV, encoded by the coding sequence ATGGAATGTGTGATCACTCGTCGGGCGCAATTTTCCGCCAGTCATCGGTATTGGTTCCCCGAATTGAGCACCACCGAGAACATTGAGCGGTTTGGCCCCACATCCCGCAGCCCTGGACACGGACATAACTATGTTCTATTTGTGTCAATGGTGGGAGAACTCGATGAATATGGTATGGTGCTTAACCTCTCGGATGTCAAACACACCCTGAAACAGGAAGTTACCGACCATTTAGACTTTTCCCATCTCAATGATGTTTGGCCGGAATTTCAGCAAACCCTACCAACAACAGAAGCTCTAGCACGGGTAATTTGGCATCGGTTAGCCCCCCATCTTCCCCTAACGAATATTCAACTATTTGAACATCCTGAACTCTGGGCAGATTATCAAGGAAACGGAATGGAAGCTTATCTAACAATTAGTACACATTTTAGCGCCGCCCATCGGCTGGCTCATCCTAACCTCAGTTTTGAGGAAAATTGCGAAATTTATGGCAAATGTGCTCGCCCTAACGGTCATGGTCATAATTATCATTTAGAAGTTACAGTCAAAGGGGAAATTGATCCTCGCACGGGAATGATTGTAGACTTAGAAGGGTTACAAAAAGCCATTGATGATTATGTGGTAGAACCCTTTGATCACACCTTTTTAAATAAAGATATTTCCCATTTTGCTAAAGTTGTGCCAACGGCTGAAAATATTGCGGTTCATATTCGAGATTTATTGCAAAACCCCATTCAAGAATTAGGGGCAAAACTGCATAAAGTTAAATTGATTGAAAGTCCGAATAATTCCTGTGAAGTCTATTGTACAAATCCAGAATCTGAGTCTAAAACACTTCAAGTCAAACAACCTGTCTTAGCTAAGGTTTAA
- a CDS encoding UPF0175 family protein — translation MSMLVSDEIIQASGLSEQELLLEIVIMLFQKDKISLGKASELLGIHRMQFQKLLADRGLCVHYDIAEFQEDLKTLQEVGSYSS, via the coding sequence ATGAGTATGTTAGTCTCAGATGAAATTATACAAGCCAGTGGCTTATCAGAACAGGAACTTTTATTGGAAATTGTGATAATGCTGTTCCAAAAAGACAAAATTAGCTTAGGAAAAGCAAGTGAATTGCTCGGAATACATCGAATGCAATTTCAGAAATTACTGGCTGATCGGGGTCTTTGTGTTCATTATGATATAGCTGAATTTCAAGAAGATCTCAAAACATTGCAGGAAGTTGGTTCATATTCATCGTAG
- a CDS encoding Uma2 family endonuclease gives MNTIISLPNPLELQIDLTDEQYFQLCQNNRYYKFERSATGELIIMSPTGGETGNRNFNLAGELAIWNKQTKLGLAFDSSTGFKLPNGADRAPDLSWVKLERWNGLTSEQKKKFLPLCPDFVIELRSETDTLKTLRNKMQEYLENGTQLGWLIDPQNQRVEIYRFGKEVEILQSPVNISGEDVLPGFVLDLQEIWNVG, from the coding sequence ATGAATACAATAATTTCTTTACCGAATCCCCTAGAATTGCAAATCGACTTAACTGATGAACAGTATTTTCAACTTTGTCAAAATAATCGATACTATAAATTTGAACGATCGGCAACAGGAGAATTAATTATTATGTCACCAACAGGAGGTGAAACCGGAAATCGAAACTTCAACTTAGCCGGAGAATTAGCAATTTGGAATAAACAAACAAAACTGGGATTAGCATTTGATTCTTCAACGGGTTTTAAACTACCAAATGGTGCAGATCGAGCACCGGATCTGTCTTGGGTTAAACTAGAACGATGGAATGGGTTAACTTCTGAACAAAAAAAGAAATTTTTGCCTCTGTGTCCCGATTTTGTAATTGAATTACGTTCAGAAACCGATACTCTCAAAACCCTCAGAAACAAAATGCAAGAGTATCTGGAAAATGGGACTCAACTCGGTTGGTTAATAGACCCTCAAAATCAGCGCGTAGAAATCTATCGTTTCGGGAAAGAAGTAGAAATTTTACAATCTCCTGTTAATATATCCGGGGAAGATGTGCTTCCGGGGTTTGTATTAGATTTACAAGAAATTTGGAATGTGGGTTAA
- a CDS encoding J domain-containing protein, with translation MTPLKNYYSTLQVNPTSTAGEIKQAYRRLAKIFHPDSQTQSADHDRIIQINAAYEVLSDPQKRQSYDRQLSSATNSDSDSGKPYVYKPQQKATDADAELTLWINKVYKPINRSINQILKPLKSEVDKLSADPFDDELMEAFQTYIEICRNALHQAQKLFRSYRNPSPFAGVAAHLYYTLNHLDDGLNELETFTLNYDDSSLHTGQEFFRIASRLRREAQEEMKKIS, from the coding sequence ATGACTCCACTCAAAAATTACTACAGTACATTACAAGTTAACCCCACATCGACAGCCGGAGAAATCAAACAAGCCTATCGTCGATTAGCGAAAATCTTTCATCCTGATAGCCAAACACAATCGGCAGATCATGACCGAATTATTCAGATTAATGCGGCTTATGAAGTATTAAGTGATCCCCAAAAACGTCAATCCTATGATCGACAACTTTCTTCAGCAACAAATTCTGATTCTGATTCAGGAAAACCCTATGTTTATAAACCGCAACAAAAAGCAACAGACGCCGATGCCGAATTAACCCTCTGGATTAATAAAGTTTATAAACCCATTAATCGCTCCATTAATCAAATTTTAAAACCCTTAAAATCGGAAGTCGATAAATTATCCGCCGATCCCTTTGATGATGAATTAATGGAAGCCTTTCAAACCTATATTGAAATTTGTCGAAACGCTCTCCATCAAGCCCAAAAATTATTCCGTTCTTACCGAAATCCGTCTCCTTTTGCAGGAGTTGCAGCCCATCTTTATTATACCCTAAATCATTTAGATGACGGACTTAATGAATTAGAAACCTTTACCCTCAATTATGATGATTCTTCCCTCCACACAGGTCAAGAATTCTTTAGAATTGCCTCTCGTTTACGTCGAGAAGCACAGGAAGAAATGAAAAAGATTTCCTAG
- a CDS encoding SIMPL domain-containing protein, whose translation MSLTQSSCPINPWSLITALSLSLGLVSIPLIAPVFAQEQRIRTLTVSGEGVVTIPTTQTQVQLGVEVLGKTAEEVQTEAARRTNAVIELLRSRNVEKLETTGIRLNPTYSYTNNQQRLTGYSATNTVSFKLKTENVGSLLDDAVKAGATRIDGVSFVASDAEINAAQQQALKLATQEAERQANAVLGALNLTRREIIGIQINNASPPVPMPVMYKADAMVAAAPPTPVVGGEQQVRASVTLQISY comes from the coding sequence ATGTCCTTAACTCAATCCTCTTGTCCGATTAATCCTTGGAGTCTGATTACTGCGTTATCCTTAAGTTTAGGATTAGTCAGCATCCCCTTAATTGCTCCCGTTTTTGCCCAAGAACAACGGATCAGAACCTTAACAGTTAGTGGTGAAGGTGTTGTGACGATCCCAACCACCCAAACCCAAGTTCAGTTAGGGGTTGAAGTCTTGGGGAAAACCGCCGAAGAAGTGCAAACAGAAGCTGCCAGACGAACGAATGCGGTGATAGAATTACTGCGATCGCGCAATGTTGAGAAACTGGAAACTACCGGAATTCGCCTCAACCCCACCTACAGTTATACCAACAATCAACAACGCTTAACAGGCTATTCTGCCACCAATACCGTCAGTTTCAAATTAAAAACCGAAAACGTCGGAAGTTTATTAGATGATGCTGTTAAAGCCGGGGCGACCCGTATTGATGGGGTGAGTTTTGTCGCTTCTGACGCTGAAATTAACGCCGCTCAACAACAAGCTTTAAAACTTGCTACCCAAGAAGCCGAACGTCAAGCCAATGCCGTTTTAGGGGCTTTAAATTTAACCCGCCGAGAAATTATCGGTATTCAAATCAATAATGCCAGTCCCCCAGTCCCCATGCCTGTCATGTATAAAGCAGATGCGATGGTAGCAGCAGCCCCACCGACTCCCGTTGTCGGAGGTGAACAACAAGTTAGAGCTTCCGTCACCCTACAAATTAGTTATTAG
- the carA gene encoding glutamine-hydrolyzing carbamoyl-phosphate synthase small subunit produces the protein MSLTSAQPALLVLADGTAYTGWSFGAPGTVIGEVVFNTGMTGYQEVLTDPSYCGQIVTFTYPELGNTGVNPDDEESAFPHVRGAIARNICTRPSNWRSTQSLPDYLKQHNIPGIYGIDTRALTRKIRTVGAMNGAISTEILDPGELRNLVEQAPSMSGLNLVKEVTTQTAYQWLEPTETAWEFSDSTRRDEEPRYTVVALDFGVKRNILRRLASYGCRVIVVPADTSSEEILKYNPDGIFLSNGPGDPSAVTEGITTTKALVKADKPVFGICMGHQILGLSLGAETFKLKFGHRGLNQPAGLAQQQVEITSQNHGFAIDPDTIAEDVQITHLNLNDRTVAGLKHKTLPLFSVQYHPEASPGPHDADYLFERFVQAMQQQKEPS, from the coding sequence ATGTCCCTGACCTCTGCACAACCTGCTTTACTTGTCCTTGCTGATGGAACCGCCTACACAGGCTGGTCATTTGGCGCTCCAGGAACCGTCATTGGGGAAGTTGTCTTTAATACGGGTATGACCGGATATCAAGAAGTATTGACTGATCCCAGCTATTGTGGACAGATTGTCACCTTTACCTACCCAGAGTTGGGCAATACTGGGGTTAACCCCGACGATGAAGAATCTGCTTTTCCCCATGTCCGAGGGGCTATTGCTCGTAATATTTGTACCCGTCCGAGTAATTGGCGTTCTACTCAGTCCTTACCGGACTATTTAAAACAGCATAATATCCCCGGTATTTATGGGATTGATACCCGTGCCCTCACGCGGAAAATTCGCACCGTTGGAGCGATGAATGGTGCGATTTCCACGGAAATTTTAGATCCGGGGGAACTGCGAAATTTAGTCGAACAAGCGCCTAGTATGTCCGGGTTGAACTTGGTGAAAGAAGTCACAACCCAAACAGCATATCAATGGTTAGAACCCACAGAAACCGCTTGGGAGTTTAGTGACTCCACTCGTCGGGATGAAGAACCTCGTTATACAGTTGTAGCTTTAGACTTTGGGGTGAAACGCAATATCCTCAGACGGTTAGCGAGTTATGGCTGTCGCGTGATTGTGGTTCCGGCTGATACTTCCTCGGAAGAGATTCTCAAATATAATCCCGATGGGATTTTCCTGTCGAATGGCCCCGGTGATCCGTCCGCCGTTACCGAAGGAATTACCACGACTAAAGCTTTAGTTAAGGCTGACAAACCCGTGTTTGGGATTTGTATGGGTCATCAAATTTTAGGCTTATCCTTGGGGGCTGAAACCTTTAAGCTTAAATTTGGTCATCGGGGATTAAATCAACCCGCAGGTTTAGCACAACAGCAGGTGGAAATTACCAGTCAAAATCATGGGTTTGCTATTGATCCTGATACGATTGCTGAGGATGTACAAATTACTCACCTCAACCTCAATGATCGGACTGTTGCGGGATTAAAACACAAAACTTTACCTTTGTTTTCCGTTCAATATCACCCCGAAGCCAGTCCTGGCCCCCATGACGCTGATTATCTGTTTGAGCGCTTCGTTCAAGCAATGCAACAACAGAAAGAACCCTCTTAA
- a CDS encoding STAS domain-containing protein — protein MPEQLNLTVSLRGTRDVKDNYQLFRLTGLMDAFSEGTFRKVVGKYIEKGPKHIILDLSQIDFVDSSGLGALVQLVKKAQNSEGTLQIVSNPRVTQTVKLVRLEKFLSLQPSVEEAIEKINKA, from the coding sequence ATTCCTGAGCAACTTAATTTAACCGTGAGCTTACGGGGTACACGGGATGTAAAAGATAACTATCAACTCTTTCGCCTTACTGGACTGATGGATGCTTTCTCAGAAGGCACCTTTCGCAAGGTGGTAGGTAAATATATTGAAAAAGGCCCCAAGCACATTATATTGGATCTTTCTCAGATAGATTTTGTAGACAGTTCGGGATTAGGGGCGCTAGTGCAGCTTGTGAAAAAAGCGCAAAATAGCGAAGGAACCTTACAGATTGTTTCCAATCCTCGTGTAACTCAAACTGTTAAATTGGTTCGCTTAGAAAAGTTTCTCTCCTTACAGCCATCTGTAGAAGAAGCGATCGAGAAAATCAACAAGGCCTAG
- a CDS encoding Mini-ribonuclease 3: MLHQSLSPEQVQRITPASWAYLGDAVFELYIRSFYLMPPKRSHLYHQLVVAQVRAESQARHLRSLEPYLTETELEVLKRGRNAAFGYPKRLDPQTYQQATSLEALFGYLYLTNPQRLEELFNYLELDSKEG; encoded by the coding sequence ATGCTTCATCAAAGCCTATCACCAGAACAAGTTCAACGGATTACTCCAGCATCTTGGGCCTATTTAGGAGATGCTGTTTTTGAACTGTATATCCGTAGTTTTTATCTGATGCCCCCAAAGCGATCGCATCTTTATCATCAGCTAGTCGTGGCTCAAGTTCGTGCAGAAAGTCAAGCTCGTCACTTGCGATCGCTAGAACCTTACCTCACCGAAACTGAATTAGAAGTTTTAAAACGGGGTCGAAATGCTGCTTTTGGATATCCCAAAAGACTCGATCCCCAAACTTACCAACAAGCAACCAGTTTAGAAGCATTATTTGGGTATTTGTATTTAACGAATCCGCAACGTTTAGAGGAATTGTTTAATTATCTTGAGCTTGATTCTAAAGAAGGATAA